The following coding sequences lie in one Arachis hypogaea cultivar Tifrunner chromosome 4, arahy.Tifrunner.gnm2.J5K5, whole genome shotgun sequence genomic window:
- the LOC112794857 gene encoding uncharacterized protein → MALPYSFATTTKSSVFSKLHNTSFFQHNQLQRANVVTVVNRESKDSSEDNIELQAKGPKLEIGSPIIFTEAPKMIKTTASVLCLRVNSGLVKPGDVGRWLWILVKAKREKGFMPNYWIWTEHGEIDDIGINQTGFNNCGEGGSGSGANVEECDMKIAPEGSAIPRDYYEAKKLVQKLGLKAIKIDCCSNNCMLYRKDDAALTSCKFCEAPRFKPISDGGCKSKRVPVRRMHYLPLIPRLRRLYALMSSALHMTWHIKNQRDDGVMTHPSHGEALKSFDRIHSDFALVPRNIRLGLCSDGFTPNIQFSKPYSCWPNPGVLTYDIVEKKNFVLKAALMWTINDFPAYGMLSRWMTQGRLSCPICMEDTKSFTLSHGGKASWFDCHRRFLPTNHPYRRNKNDFRKNKIESEEAPTRLSGLEIWQRVKGLGKISDNGKWIKSREYEKNVLDNIMNTIMDIDRTKDNEKARLDLAELCKHPDLHLRHVGDNCWSKPKATYTLTSEQQQDMYWWVQQLRFPDGYASNLARCISLYQGRFIGMKSHDCHIFMQCLLPTAFRELPTNIWKPLTELSQFFKDLCSTTLKVHDLEVMEQNIPIILCKLERIFPPGFFNVMEHLPTHLAYEARVCGPVQYRWMYPFERVIRAFK, encoded by the exons ATGGCTTTACCTTATTCATTTGCTACTACTACTAAATCTTCAGTTTTTTCAAAGCTTCACAACACTTCTTTCTTCCAACACAATCAACTACAAAGAGCAAATGTTGTTACTGTTGTAAACCGTGAATCAAAAGACTCATCAGAAGATAACATAGAACTGCAAGCAAAGGGTCCAAAGCTAGAGATAGGTTCACCTATTATTTTTACAGAGGCTCCTAAAATGATTAAGACTACTGCTTCTGTTCTATGTCTTAGGGTTAATTCTGGTTTGGTCAAGCCTGGTGATGTTGGAAG ATGGCTTTGGATTCTTGTTAAGGCTAAACGG GAAAAGGGGTTTATGCCAAATTATTGGATTTGGACAGAACATGGAGAGATTGACGACATAGGGATCAATCAGACGGGATTCAATAATTGTGGGGAAGGTGGTTCAGGAAGTGGTGCAAATGTGGAAGAATGTGATAT GAAAATTGCTCCTGAGGGTAGTGCCATACCTAGGGATTACTATGAGGCTAAGAAGTTAGTGCAAAAGCTTGGATTGAAGGCAATCAAAATAGATTGTTGCTCAAACAATTGCATGTTGTATCGAAAAGACGATGCTGCTCTAACTAGTTGCAAGTTTTGTGAAGCACCTAGATTCAAGCCTATTTCCGATGGTGGTTGTAAGTCCAAGAGAGTTCCTGTCAGACGGATGCATTACTTACCCTTAATCCCTAGACTTCGAAGGCTTTATGCGTTAATGAGTTCAGCTCTGCACATGACGTGGCATATAAAAAACCAACGTGATGATGGCGTGATGACCCATCCGTCACATGGGGAGGCATTGAAAAGCTTTGACCGTATCCACTCTGATTTTGCTTTGGTGCCTAGAAACATTAGGTTAGGTCTTTGCTCTGATGGGTTTACCCCAAATATCCAATTTAGCAAGCCTTATTCTTGTTGGCCT AATCCTGGTGTTTTGACGTATGATATTGTAGAAAAGAAGAATTTCGTCTTAAAGGCAGCATTGATGTGGACTATCAATGATTTTCCGGCTTATGGGATGTTGTCTAGGTGGATGACACAAGGAAGATTGTCATGTCCTATTTGCATGGAGGATACCAAGTCTTTTACACTATCACATGGAGGCAAGGCATCATGGTTTGATTGTCATCGGAGGTTTTTGCCGACAAACCACCCTTATAGGCGCAATAAGAATGACTTCAGGAAGAATAAAATAGAAAGTGAAGAGGCTCCTACCAGATTAAGTGGTTTGGAGATTTGGCAAAGGGTTAAAGGACTTGGGAAGATATCAGATAATGGAAAGTGGATCAAATCGCGAGAGTATG agaagaatgtgCTTGACAACATAATGAATACTATTATGGACATTGATAGAACTAAAGATAATGAAAAGGCTAGGTTAGACCTGGCTGAACTGTGCAAGCATCCAGATTTACATTTGCGGCATGTCGGTGATAATTGTTGGTCCAAACCTAAGGCAACTTATACTTTAACTTCTGAACAACAACAAGACATGTATTGGTGGGTGCAACAACTTAGATTTCCAGATGGTTATGCATCTAACCTTGCTAGATGTATAAGTCTTTACCAGGGGAGGTTTATTGGTATGAAGAGCCATGATTGTCACATTTTTATGCAGTGCTTGCTTCCAACTGCATTCAGAGAACTACCTACAAATATATGGAAGCCTCTTACCGAGTTAAGCCAGTTTTTCAAAGACTTGTGTTCAACCACTCTCAAGGTTCATGATTTAGAGGTTATGGAGCAGAATATTCCCATTATCCTTTgcaagttagaaaggatatttccCCCGGGATTCTTTAATGTGATGGAGCATTTGCCAACTCATCTAGCATATGAGGCACGTGTATGTGGACCTGTCCAATATAGGTGGATGTATCCATTTGAACGGGTGATAAGAGCATTCAAGTGA